A part of Melospiza georgiana isolate bMelGeo1 chromosome 16, bMelGeo1.pri, whole genome shotgun sequence genomic DNA contains:
- the GDE1 gene encoding glycerophosphodiester phosphodiesterase 1 isoform X1 → MLCHGEGLLSSLTALMALALALSRSPALACLLPAGLYLALHLLALEPAAPQSAQRVLRPRGAAARIAHRGGAHDAPENTLGAIRQAAENGATGVELDLEFSADGVPILMHDDTVERTTDGAGRLQDLTFEEIRKLNPAAKHRLRSQFQDEKVPTLREAVVESLHHNLTIYFDVKGHANQAVDALKQLYQEFPQLYNSSIVCSFMPEVVYKMRQADRNVVTALTHRPWQLSHLGNGTPRFSSSWKHFLYMVMDVILDWSLHSFLWRLCGVSAFLIQKNFVSQDYVRHWSARGIQVVAWTVNTFAEKSYYESVLDCSYITDSLVEDCDPHY, encoded by the exons ATGCTGTGCCACGGTGAGGGCCTGCTGAGCTCCCTGACGGCTCTGATGGCGCTGGCGCTGGCGCTGAGCCGCAGCCCGGCGCTGGCCTGCTTGCTGCCGGCCGGGCTCTACCTGGCGCTGCACCTCCTGGCCCTGGAGCCCGCGGCGCCCCAGAGCGCGCAGCGCGTCCTGCGGccccgcggcgccgccgcccgcaTCGCGCACCGCGGCGGAGCGCACGACGCGCCCGAGAACACGCTGGGGGCCATCCGACAG gCAGCTGAGAATGGAGCAACGGGTGTGGAGCTGGACCTTGAATTCAGTGCAGATGGTGTCCCCATTCTCATGCACGATGACACAGTTGAAAGGACAACTGATGGGGCTGGGAGACTGCAGGACCTGACTTTTGAGGAAATCAGGAAGCTGAATCCAGCTGCAAAACACAGGCTACG GAGCCAGTTCCAGGATGAAAAGGTGCCAACTCTGAGAGAAGCTGTTGTGGAGTCCCTGCATCACAATCTCACAATCTACTTCGATGTCAAAGGCCATGCAAACCAG GCAGTTGATGCCCTGAAACAACTCTACCAGGAATTTCCACAGTTGTATAACAGCAGCATTGTCTGTTCTTTCATGCCAGAAGTTGTTTATAAG ATGAGACAAGCTGACAGAAATGTTGTGACAGCACTGACCCAcaggccctggcagctgagtcaCCTGGGAAATGGGACACCCCGCTTCAGTTCCTCCTGGAAGCATTTCTTGTACATGGTGATGGATGTCATTCTGGACTGGAGCCTGCACAGTTTCTTGTGGAGACTGTGTGGGGTTTCAGCTTTCCTCATACAGAagaattttgtttctca GGACTATGTGAGGCACTGGTCTGCCAGAGGAATTCAAGTGGTGGCCTGGACAGTGAACACGTTTGCAGAGAAAAGCTACTACGAGAGCGTCCTTGACTGCAGCTACATAACCGACAGCTTGGTGGAGGACTGTGACCCCCACTACTGA
- the TMC5 gene encoding transmembrane channel-like protein 5, with protein MSYHYNEAFENPDYHFSETLEIDRRGSSQRNPFSHQTPHDSSQSDYYGEHRGREQNYPVAIPMVSLGPGSDYSQDLPSTSPYGNFTENISFEPEPELTYTPHSTSYMLDYPYTHGISSGSEDSFIRRRNRRPPDEIFMTSSSMPEADPVCREEEDLIGSLASMSSNERIKAIQKMPKTMRKKREIRNKVLKERTKKSRHRGAQWTRGAPGVSFRRFGNALSEFFQQLRPWHKSLKIIGAEFGTSVLSYFVFLKWLLNFNIFSFLINFGFITIPQFLAAEPNNLSFTGLELLTGAGYFQQTVLYYGFYTNATISKVENGPSYNMQLAYIFTVGIYFVICFLILLFSMARLFSSNFRFTKASSVNASKLLCTWDFNITNEEAVKLQQKNLLTQIKEDLTEVNKEVVNFSVMERFVHIATHLLAWVVSLATAVAACAGVYFLSINNLELFMKGYSNDLQRQSAMLVLPVIVSLLNTLVPFLFSWLGHLEKFQTPGQHIYVTIVRNIILKISIVGILCYYWLNIVATSESQCWETLVGQDIYRLVLVDFIFCLLGSFFGEFLRRIIGTTICVSLGLPEFDIGRNVLDLIYAQTLTWIGILFSPLLPGIQMIAFLIVFFVKKVSLMRNCQPPREVWRTAQMTTSFIFLLFCPSFLGVLSVIGVTVWRLKPSEECGPFRGLPSMYDAVDEWIQTLESYTASKWVVWIYHNLIASELFFFIISTAVLIVTYLYWQIIQARKTMIKLLHNQIINAGQDKKFLLQKLQREQRAKRRSSSGLGGRGQQRSSSSYHPSMQPAQEVPGYPERAFDRRQNTSHNEHPFSVEISSSSDFSPGAEPSPPGRSPGTSRAVALALRARAAALEEDSDGSRGFQPWAGTDSDGTGGFQPRAGTDSDGTGGFQPRAGTDSDGTGGFQPRAGTDSDGTGGFQPWAGTGSDGTGGFQPWAGTDSDGTGGFQPRAGTDSDGSRGFQPWAGTDSDGTGGFQPRAGTDSDGTGGFQPWAGTDSDGSRGFQSQTGNGSERFQP; from the exons ATGTCTTATCATTACAATGAAGCATTTGAAAATCCAGACTACCACTTCTCAGAGACACTGGAGATTGATAGAAG GGGGAGCTCTCAAAGGAACCCATTCTCTCACCAAACTCCTCATGATTCATCTCAGTCTGATTACTATGGAGAGCACAGAGGCAGGGAGCAGAACTACCCTGTGGCCATCCCAATGGTTTCCCTGGGCCCTGGTTCTGACTACAGCCAGGATTTACCCAGCACAAGTCCATATGGGAATTTCACAG aaaatatttcctttgagCCTGAGCCAGAACTGACTTACACCCCACATTCTACCTCCTATATGCTGGATTATCCCTACACTCATGGAATTTCCAGTGGATCAGAGG ACAGCTTCATTCGGAGACGCAACCGAAGGCCCCCCGATGAGATCTTCATGACTTCGTCCAGCATGCCTGAAGCAGATCCAGTGTGCAGGGAAG AGGAAGATTTAATTGGAAGTCTTGCAAGTATGTCCAGCAATGAAAGGATTAAAGCAATCCAGAAGATGCCAAAGACCatgagaaaaaagagagagatcag AAACAAAGTTCTGAAAGAAAGAACCAAAAAATCACGGCATCGTGGTGCTCAGTGGACACGGGGAGCACCGGGAGTG tcattTCGGCGATTTGGAAACGCCCTTTCAGAATTTTTTCAACAACTGCGGCCATGGCACAAGAGTCTGAAGATCATTGGTGCTGAGTTTGGAACAAGTgttctttcttattttgttttcttgaagtGGCTGCTAAATTTTAACATCTTCTCTTTCCTCATAAACTTTGGTTTCATCACAATTCCTCAGTTTCTGGCAGCAGAACCAAATAACCTTTCATTCAcgggcctggagctgctcactgGAGCT GGTTATTTTCAACAAACAGTTCTCTACTATGGCTTTTACACCAATGCTACAATCAGTAAAGTGGAGAATGGTCCATCCTACAACATGCAGCTGGCCTATATTTTCACTGTTGGAATATATTTTGTCATCTGTTTTCTTATCTTGTTGTTCAG CATGGCAAGACTCTTCTCCAGTAACTTTAGGTTTACAAAGGCATCCTCTGTGAATGCCAGCAAGCTGCTCTGTACTTGGGACTTCAATATAACTAATGAAGAAGCTGTGAAGCTGCAACAGAAGAATCTCCTCACACAGATAAAG GAAGATCTCACTGAAGTAAACAAAGAAGTTGTAAATTTTTCTGTGATGGAGAGATTTGTTCATATTGCTACTCATCTCCTTGCTTGGGTTGTTTCCCTGGCAACAGCAGTAGCTGCTTGTGCTGGTGTTTACTTCCTCTCCATTAATAACCTCGAG CTGTTTATGAAAGGGTATAGCAATGATCTACAGAGACAATCTGCCATGTTGGTGCTACCTGTGATTGTGTCTCTCCTCAACACATTGGTCCCATTCCTCTTCTCCTGGCTTGGGCACCTGGAGAAGTTTCAGACTCCTGGACAGCACATATATGTCACTATTGTCAG AAATATCATCCTGAAAATCTCAATTGTTGGAATATTGTGCTACTACTGGCTGAACATCGTGGCTACCTCAGAGTCACAG TGCTGGGAAACTTTGGTTGGCCAAGATATCTATCGTCTTGTTCTAGTTGACttcatattttgtttgcttggctCTTTCTTTGGAGAGTTTTTACGAAG aattATTGGAACTACAATCTGTgtgagcctggggctgccagaaTTTGATATCGGACGAAATGTTTTAGATTTGATCTATGCACAGACTTTGACCTG GATTGGTATCCTGTTCTCACCTCTCTTGCCTGGCATCCAGATGATAGCATTTCTTATAGTATTTTTTGTGAAAAAG GTCAGTCTGATGAGGAATTGCCAGCCCCCTCGTGAAGTCTGGAGAACTGCTCAAATGACCACATCcttcattttcctgctgttttgtccttccttccttggaGTCCTGTCTGTCATTGGGGTCACTGTCTGGAG GCTAAAGCCTTCAGAAGAATGTGGCCCTTTCAGAGGTTTGCCTTCCATGTATGATGCAGTTGATGAGTGGATACAGACACTGGAAAGCTACACTGCCTCAAAATGGGTAGTGTGGATCTACCACAATTTAATTGCAAGTGAActtttcttcttcatcatcTCTACTGCTGTACT aaTTGTTACTTATCTTTACTGGCAAATAATACAAGCAAGAAAGACCATGATCAAACTCTTACATAACCAAATTATTAAT GCAGGACAAGATAAGAAGTTTCTGCTCCAAAAGCTACAAAGAGAGCAAAGGGCAAAGAGAAGAAGCTCGTCTGGCCTGGGAGGAAGAGGCCAGCAG AGAAGCTCCTCTTCATACCACCCATCCATGCAACCTGCCCAGGAGGTGCCAGGCTACCCAGAAAGGGCATTTGACAGACGCCAAAACACATCCCACAATGAG catCCCTTTTCTGTTGAGATCTCAAGCAGCAGTGACTTTTCACCAG GCGCTGAGCCCAGCCCGCCCGGCCGGAGCCCCGGCACGTCCCGGGCCGTGGCGCTCGCCCTGCGCGCCCGGGCAGCGGCGCTGGAGGAGGACAGCGATGGCAGCAGGGGgttccagccctgggcaggcacgGACAGCGATGGCACCGGGGGGTtccagccccgggcaggcacAGACAGCGATGGCACCGGGGGGTtccagccccgggcaggcacGGACAGCGATGGCACCGGGGGGTtccagccccgggcaggcacGGACAGCGATGGCACCGGGGGgttccagccctgggcaggcacgGGCAGCGATGGCACCGGGGGgttccagccctgggcaggcacagaCAGCGATGGCACCGGGGGGTtccagccccgggcaggcacAGACAGCGATGGCAGCAGGGGattccagccctgggcaggcacgGACAGCGATGGCACCGGGGGGTtccagccccgggcaggcacGGACAGCGATGGCACCGGGGGcttccagccctgggcaggcacgGACAGCGATGGCAGCAGGGGGTTCCAGTCCCAAACCGGCAATGGCAGCGAGAGattccagccctga
- the GDE1 gene encoding glycerophosphodiester phosphodiesterase 1 isoform X2 codes for MHDDTVERTTDGAGRLQDLTFEEIRKLNPAAKHRLRSQFQDEKVPTLREAVVESLHHNLTIYFDVKGHANQAVDALKQLYQEFPQLYNSSIVCSFMPEVVYKMRQADRNVVTALTHRPWQLSHLGNGTPRFSSSWKHFLYMVMDVILDWSLHSFLWRLCGVSAFLIQKNFVSQDYVRHWSARGIQVVAWTVNTFAEKSYYESVLDCSYITDSLVEDCDPHY; via the exons ATGCACGATGACACAGTTGAAAGGACAACTGATGGGGCTGGGAGACTGCAGGACCTGACTTTTGAGGAAATCAGGAAGCTGAATCCAGCTGCAAAACACAGGCTACG GAGCCAGTTCCAGGATGAAAAGGTGCCAACTCTGAGAGAAGCTGTTGTGGAGTCCCTGCATCACAATCTCACAATCTACTTCGATGTCAAAGGCCATGCAAACCAG GCAGTTGATGCCCTGAAACAACTCTACCAGGAATTTCCACAGTTGTATAACAGCAGCATTGTCTGTTCTTTCATGCCAGAAGTTGTTTATAAG ATGAGACAAGCTGACAGAAATGTTGTGACAGCACTGACCCAcaggccctggcagctgagtcaCCTGGGAAATGGGACACCCCGCTTCAGTTCCTCCTGGAAGCATTTCTTGTACATGGTGATGGATGTCATTCTGGACTGGAGCCTGCACAGTTTCTTGTGGAGACTGTGTGGGGTTTCAGCTTTCCTCATACAGAagaattttgtttctca GGACTATGTGAGGCACTGGTCTGCCAGAGGAATTCAAGTGGTGGCCTGGACAGTGAACACGTTTGCAGAGAAAAGCTACTACGAGAGCGTCCTTGACTGCAGCTACATAACCGACAGCTTGGTGGAGGACTGTGACCCCCACTACTGA